The DNA window GCGGCTCGATCGCGGCTCGGTCGGAGGCATCTTCATCTACGCCCATGACGCCGAGGGGCGCTTTGTGTACTACTACGCCCATCTCGAGCGCTACCGGCGCGGGCTGGCCGTGGGGGACCGTGTCGCCAAGGGCTCGGTGATCGGCTACGTTGGAACGACGGGGAACGCGCCGCCCGACACTCCGCATTTGCACTTTCAGGTCATGAAGCGGGGTGCGGGGCGTGCCTGGTGGGATGGACCGCCCATCAACCCGTTCTCCTTTTTCGCGACCGACGGCCTGAGGCCGTGAGTCTACACCAGCGTTTGACGCAGCATTCGATCCCGGACGGGACATGAGCATGACCGGCAAGGCGCGCGCGGAGCTGCGCGCCGAAGCACATCACCTCAGCGTGCAGGTTCACGTCGGCCATGCCGGCGTGACCGACGCGCTGCTGACCAGTCTGAGCGATGTTCTGCGCACGCACGAATTGGTGAAGGTGCAGGTGGCCAAGGGCGGCGAACTCTCCGCCAAGGACGCCGCCAACGATCTGGCGCAGCGCCTCGGCGCCGAGGTCGTGCAGGTCATCGGCCGCACATTCACCATCTACCGCCACAATCCGGACCTCAAGCGGGGAGAACTGCCCCCCTGGCGGCGCTGACCGCCGCCGGCCCCTCGCATTCCCGACAGCGCTTGTGACGGCTGCCCGTCACAGTATCTTGAGCTGCAAGCGGACCCAACTCTTTTCCGGTCGCGTCTGACCCGAGCCTCGCTCCCATGCCCTACGTCATTACCGAAGCCTGCATCAACGTCAAGGACAAGTCGTGCGTGGACGTCTGCCCC is part of the Gemmatimonas sp. UBA7669 genome and encodes:
- a CDS encoding YhbY family RNA-binding protein, producing the protein MTGKARAELRAEAHHLSVQVHVGHAGVTDALLTSLSDVLRTHELVKVQVAKGGELSAKDAANDLAQRLGAEVVQVIGRTFTIYRHNPDLKRGELPPWRR